The Ignavibacteria bacterium genome contains a region encoding:
- a CDS encoding ribonuclease Z — translation MEITFVGTGSGKVSLERYFSSFLLSVPEYNLLVDAGDGASRALEQSRIDFNAINSVLFSHFHPDHLNGISSLIIQMKMRKRAIPLQLIVHERLTEKLEEFLETGYVFKERLGFELSILGFKPQESFFLSDNLSFKAVENSHLKKYEGTFDVYKAGKDKSLLASAGFLFIGESIKVFYTGDAADKSDLYLFKNEAPEILISEVTHIEFSDLLQAVKEQRSIRKTFLTHIGDEESLKLQLERLPLSEREKFVIAFDGMKKDLASPF, via the coding sequence TTGGAAATAACATTTGTCGGCACCGGGTCGGGGAAAGTATCCCTTGAGCGTTACTTTTCCTCATTTCTGCTATCTGTGCCTGAATACAACCTCCTGGTTGATGCCGGCGACGGTGCTTCACGGGCCTTAGAGCAAAGCCGCATAGATTTTAACGCCATAAATTCAGTTTTATTCTCCCACTTCCATCCCGATCACCTTAACGGAATCAGTTCACTTATCATCCAGATGAAAATGAGGAAAAGGGCAATCCCTCTTCAGCTCATAGTGCACGAAAGGCTTACAGAAAAGCTGGAGGAGTTTCTTGAAACAGGTTACGTATTTAAAGAGCGTCTGGGTTTTGAGCTGAGCATACTGGGCTTTAAGCCTCAGGAGAGTTTCTTTTTGTCGGACAACCTCAGTTTCAAGGCCGTGGAAAATTCACACCTTAAAAAGTACGAGGGGACTTTTGATGTATATAAGGCGGGAAAGGACAAGTCGCTTCTAGCCTCGGCAGGTTTTTTATTTATTGGGGAAAGTATAAAGGTGTTTTACACAGGGGACGCTGCAGATAAAAGTGACCTCTACCTTTTCAAGAATGAGGCTCCTGAAATTCTTATCAGTGAAGTAACTCATATTGAATTTAGTGATCTTCTTCAGGCAGTAAAGGAGCAAAGGAGCATCCGGAAGACGTTTTTAACGCATATAGGTGATGAAGAATCCTTAAAGCTACAGCTTGAGAGGCTTCCCTTGTCTGAGCGTGAAAAGTTTGTAATTGCCTTCGACGGAATGAAAAAGGACCTGGCATCACCTTTTTAG
- the miaB gene encoding tRNA (N6-isopentenyl adenosine(37)-C2)-methylthiotransferase MiaB: protein MSKNNIYIETYGCQMNLADTEIVMGILKNNGYEITQTAEDANVILINTCSVRDNAEQRIYGRLGNFKTLKNEKPGLVVGILGCMAERLKKDLIEEKKIVDLVVGPDEYRRLPEYLNVAFNGEKGIGVKLSRTETYDDITPYREDGLQAWISVMRGCDKFCTYCVVPFTRGRERSRALTSIVEEVKVLSKRGFREVTLLGQNVNSYNDNGSDFADLLAACAAVDPKMRIRFTTSHPQDLSDKLLYTIAGNDNICNYIHLPVQAGSNRILMLMNRTYTIEHYLDLIERAKRIIPGVSFSTDIIAGFPTETLEDHLMTLEVMRKVRYDGAYMFKYSPREGTKAYKMEDDVPEEVKVKRLSEIIDLQQQISHELNQGLIGKEEIVLVEGFSRKSEDFMSGRTDSNKVAIFPRSEKIKEGSYVKVKINRATSGTLFGDVVEIYPEAGENLHLTA, encoded by the coding sequence ATGAGTAAGAATAACATATATATTGAGACCTATGGCTGTCAGATGAATCTTGCCGATACTGAGATTGTAATGGGTATACTTAAAAATAACGGCTATGAGATTACACAGACCGCTGAAGATGCAAATGTAATTTTGATAAATACATGCAGCGTCCGCGATAACGCAGAACAGAGAATCTACGGGCGCCTGGGGAATTTCAAGACGCTGAAAAATGAAAAGCCGGGTCTTGTTGTAGGCATACTTGGATGCATGGCTGAAAGGCTGAAAAAAGACCTTATTGAAGAAAAGAAAATTGTGGACCTCGTTGTAGGCCCCGATGAATACCGCAGGCTTCCTGAATATCTGAATGTTGCCTTTAACGGAGAAAAGGGAATAGGCGTTAAACTATCGCGCACTGAAACATACGACGATATTACTCCTTACAGGGAAGACGGCCTCCAGGCCTGGATATCGGTTATGCGCGGGTGCGACAAGTTCTGCACATATTGTGTTGTTCCATTTACACGCGGACGCGAAAGAAGCCGCGCTCTTACTTCAATTGTTGAAGAGGTTAAAGTCCTTTCAAAAAGAGGCTTCAGGGAAGTCACTCTTCTGGGGCAGAACGTAAACTCATATAACGACAACGGTTCAGACTTTGCGGACCTGCTTGCGGCCTGTGCCGCAGTGGACCCGAAGATGAGAATAAGGTTTACCACTTCTCATCCGCAGGACCTGTCGGATAAGCTCCTTTATACTATTGCCGGCAACGACAACATATGTAACTATATCCATCTTCCCGTACAGGCGGGCTCAAACAGGATCCTTATGCTCATGAACCGTACCTATACGATTGAGCATTATCTTGATCTTATTGAGAGGGCAAAGAGGATAATTCCGGGCGTCAGCTTTTCAACAGATATTATTGCAGGATTCCCGACCGAGACCTTAGAAGACCACCTGATGACGCTTGAAGTCATGCGCAAGGTGCGCTACGACGGGGCCTATATGTTCAAGTATTCGCCGCGCGAGGGCACAAAAGCATACAAAATGGAAGATGACGTTCCCGAGGAAGTAAAGGTCAAACGCCTCAGTGAGATCATAGATCTTCAGCAGCAGATTTCACATGAATTAAACCAGGGTCTGATAGGGAAAGAAGAGATTGTGCTGGTTGAAGGCTTCAGCCGGAAGAGCGAGGATTTCATGTCGGGCCGTACGGATTCAAACAAGGTTGCCATATTCCCGCGTTCAGAAAAGATCAAAGAAGGCAGCTATGTAAAAGTTAAGATCAACAGGGCAACCTCCGGCACTTTGTTCGGGGATGTCGTGGAAATTTATCCTGAAGCAGGAGAAAACCTGCATTTAACCGCCTGA